TGTCGCCTCCAAACAGCCCTTTCAACGGAACTCTCTTTCCGAGACCGAGAACTCCGGCAAAGTTTGATTGCCCGCCCTGATTCAATCCCGCCACTCCAACCACAAGATAGGGAGTATAGCCATTCGGATACGGGTCAATGCCTGCAACGAACTCGTACGTATACAAGCGATCCGTATCAAAGACTTGCGATCGCGTAATGTTCTCGAGAACCTGCGATTTCAAACTTCCGAAACTCAGGGCGCCTTCAATGAAGAACTTTCCTCCTGAAATGAAGTAGTTGTATCGCGCTCCGTAACTGAAATTCGTACCGAATCCGCTTGCGGCATATGCACCCAGTGATATACTGACACTGTTATCGTACGGCATCTGTGCACGCACGGGGGCAGTAACGAACAGTGACAACGAAGCAATCAGCAGAATGACCCGCAAGGGAAGGCGTAAAAAGAAGATCTGAGGAAGTCGCATATTCATGCAGTGAACTCCGTTGGTAGATGTTTATCGAACCATGAACGTAACGCCGAGACTTATCTCTTGAAAGAGCAGCAACTCATCCTTCTGGTCTCTAGTGTTCTTCACATTAGTGACATACTGCTTCACTTCGACGCGCACGCCGAAAGATCGTGTAAAATAGTATCGAGCCCCGGCCCCGAAGTTCACGGCAAGGGACGAGACTGTTTCGTCTCCGATAGTAGCGGTTGGCACGGTAAGCAGCAAGCCTACTCCGGCTGCCCCGTACGGAATAAGCCGGGAACGGGTCGACAGATTCAGAATTGCATTGACAGATAAGGGGTACAGATTTGCCAGATTGCCGATCACCTGCTCCCCCGCCAGTTCAAGATTGAACGATCCGTAGTTCATTGAAAGACGTAACCCGAATGTTCCACTTCGACCCATCAATCCGGTGTGCGGTGCGATTTCGAAACTTACTCCATCATTGAGATTAATTGGTGACGGCTTAGATATTGCAAACGTTGAGTCTACCCGTTGGGAGATTGCCGATGAATGCATTGTGAGAAGAAGGAGGGATGCAAAAACTGCTGTACGAAGATATTCCAAAAGAGCCCCCATGCGTAAATTAGAGTAAAACGTACCTGACAGACACTTGTAGCCAGCCCTTATGGTTCTCATTTTACTTGTTTATCCTTACCGACTTAGCCATACAGCAGACAAATACAAATATAACGTATTATACTGATTTGTCAAGCAAAAATTTTCAGATATTCTTGTAATTATGAATTTTTAATTTCCCTATTTTACTCGTTTTGTGAATGTGCCGTGTTCTAAGGAATGGGTTAGGAGAAAAGAGCATCCGCAGAGACCCACGCAAGCACACTACGTACATCAGCGATTTGGAAGCTCTCTGTGTTCCTGTTCTGACACTTTAGATACTTGTTTTTGCTCTCTGTTCTTCATAGGTTACTTTCAGAAAGTCTCGTTCTTTCAGATCCAAATGGAGAGCAAATCTCTCTGGGACTTTTTACTTCCGCTCTACTCATTCCCCACCTCCCTTGCGAGATTTCTCTTCGTGATTAATAACCCACTTATTTGGAGGAGCAACAATGGAACCTACAACTGCCCCAAGCGGACAACAGAAAGGTACACAAACAGTTGACACGCTTACAATCACCGACAACCGTACCGGTAAGCAGTACGAAATCCCGATCGACAACGGTACAATCAAGGCGATCGATCTACGTCAGATCAAAGTCGATGCAGAGGACTTCGGCATGATGACTTATGACCCCGCGTTCATGAACACGGCATCATGTAAAAGCAAGATTACGTTCATCGACGGAGACAAAGGTATTCTACGCTACCGCGGCTATCCGATTGATGAGCTTGCAGAGCGCTGCTCCTATCTTGAGGTAGCATACCTGCTTATTCACGGTGAGTTACCGAACAAGACACAACTTGAAGTGTGGACGAACAACATCACGACCCATACGTTCGTTCACGAGAACATCAAGAAGTTCATGGATGGATTCCACTACGATGCAAACCCGATGGGGATGTTTGTCAGCACCATCGCTGCACTTTCAACGTTTTATCCATCTGCAAAGAAAATTCATGATGCCCAAGAGCGGATGCTCACAATCTATCGGCTCATCGGTAAAGTCCCGACGTTGGCTGCGTTCGCTTATCGTCACAGCATCGGCATGCCGTATGTCCATCCCGATAATGAGCTAACGTATGCTGAGAACTTCCTGAACATGATGTTCAAAGTGGCCGAGCCAAAGTACAAGCCCAATCCGATTCTTGCCAAGGCACTCGACATTCT
This DNA window, taken from Bacteroidota bacterium, encodes the following:
- a CDS encoding citrate synthase; the encoded protein is MEPTTAPSGQQKGTQTVDTLTITDNRTGKQYEIPIDNGTIKAIDLRQIKVDAEDFGMMTYDPAFMNTASCKSKITFIDGDKGILRYRGYPIDELAERCSYLEVAYLLIHGELPNKTQLEVWTNNITTHTFVHENIKKFMDGFHYDANPMGMFVSTIAALSTFYPSAKKIHDAQERMLTIYRLIGKVPTLAAFAYRHSIGMPYVHPDNELTYAENFLNMMFKVAEPKYKPNPILAKALDILFILHADHEQNCSANAMRSVGSSHVDPYSAAAAAAAALYGPLHGGANAEVLYMLDEIGSKDKIPAFIREVKDGKGKLMGFGHRVYKNYDPRAKIIKKLADQVFEVTGRNPKLDIALELERIALEDDYFVKRKLYPNVDFYSGLIYQAMKFPVDMFPVLFAIGRMSGWLAQWQELLLDPEQKIARPRQVYLGHDKRDVVSLSKR